Proteins from a single region of Candidatus Woesearchaeota archaeon:
- a CDS encoding AMP phosphorylase has translation MKLKPKHLKIRTGNSPIVMIHKRDASLMEVYSGDKVRLNACDRTVIASVDITTSQSFIKPGEIGLFLETSKAFGKIICALEVKLEKKPKSIAIIKKKLKGKRLNYNEFFTIIKDIVAGKLSEIEISYFVAAGYVHELTIDETASLTKAIINTGDVLTLNKKIIVDKHCIGGVAANRTTMIVVPILAAAGLTIPKTSSRSITSAAGTADTVEVFSPVDFDITQMKKIIRKTGACLAWGGSMNLAPADDKIIKVEYPMSLDPVGQLIASILGKKKSVSSTHILIDIPVGKGSKIENLKHALQLKQKFLAVAKRLRVKLQVVITDGSQPIGNGIGPALEAKDVIKVLQHLPDQSTLLREKSLMLAGEMFCLVKKAKTSADGYLLAKKILDEGKAWKKFVQIITVQGGSMPSLKRIRYAYFKHDIIAKKSGKVTHIDNGMMNRLARVAGAPFDKEAGVFLYQHKGDHVKKGDLLFTVYSDNKERLSYALQEYKKKDGFVIG, from the coding sequence ATGAAGCTCAAACCTAAGCATTTGAAGATACGAACAGGAAATTCCCCTATTGTTATGATCCATAAAAGAGATGCGAGTTTAATGGAAGTTTACTCTGGTGATAAAGTGAGATTAAATGCTTGTGATCGAACAGTCATTGCCAGTGTTGACATAACCACCTCCCAGAGTTTTATTAAACCTGGTGAAATAGGACTGTTTCTTGAAACGAGCAAAGCATTTGGTAAAATTATTTGCGCTCTCGAAGTAAAACTCGAGAAAAAACCAAAATCTATCGCGATTATTAAGAAAAAATTAAAAGGCAAACGCTTAAATTATAATGAATTTTTCACCATTATCAAAGATATAGTTGCTGGAAAGCTTAGTGAAATTGAAATCAGTTACTTTGTTGCAGCAGGATATGTGCATGAACTTACTATTGACGAAACTGCTTCATTGACAAAAGCAATTATCAATACCGGAGATGTTCTAACATTAAACAAGAAAATTATTGTTGATAAACACTGCATCGGCGGAGTAGCTGCCAATAGAACAACGATGATTGTCGTGCCTATTCTTGCAGCAGCCGGCTTAACCATCCCTAAAACAAGTTCACGATCAATTACCAGCGCTGCAGGAACTGCTGATACTGTTGAAGTGTTTTCACCTGTTGACTTTGACATCACTCAGATGAAAAAAATCATCAGAAAAACTGGCGCTTGCCTTGCCTGGGGAGGATCAATGAATTTAGCTCCTGCAGATGACAAAATTATCAAAGTAGAATATCCCATGTCACTTGATCCTGTCGGGCAACTTATTGCAAGCATCCTTGGCAAAAAGAAATCTGTCTCTTCAACACATATTCTCATTGATATTCCTGTTGGAAAAGGTTCAAAAATTGAAAATCTAAAACATGCACTTCAATTAAAACAGAAATTTTTGGCTGTGGCTAAACGCTTACGCGTGAAACTCCAAGTAGTCATTACTGATGGTTCACAACCTATTGGCAACGGCATCGGCCCTGCGCTTGAGGCAAAGGATGTTATTAAAGTATTGCAGCACTTGCCTGATCAAAGCACCTTATTAAGGGAAAAATCATTGATGCTCGCTGGTGAAATGTTTTGTCTGGTTAAAAAAGCAAAGACGTCTGCAGACGGCTATTTACTTGCCAAGAAAATTCTTGATGAAGGCAAAGCTTGGAAAAAATTTGTTCAAATTATCACGGTACAAGGCGGCAGCATGCCTTCATTAAAAAGAATACGCTATGCTTATTTCAAACATGATATTATTGCTAAAAAAAGCGGAAAAGTAACCCATATTGATAACGGCATGATGAATAGACTCGCTCGAGTAGCAGGAGCGCCTTTTGACAAAGAAGCGGGTGTTTTCCTCTATCAACATAAAGGAGATCATGTGAAGAAAGGAGACTTATTATTTACTGTTTATTCTGATAATAAAGAGCGATTGAGTTATGCTTTGCAGGAGTATAAGAAGAAAGATGGTTTTGTAATAGGTTAA
- a CDS encoding AI-2E family transporter: MIEDHEKGYSKYFFIVLFLLIIYMSYLIIQELLGALISAVLLAYLFYPAYEWLGRKVKSNHFASFLTILLILIIIFTPMIFITQALVQQTQITYSALKSTLQEDGSVTCTEATSKLCEVYSNFVQILEHYGLQKTASSSLIHLGKAVYQFSSQIIFTLPKKIFQFVIMIITLFYLFIDGKKIYHWFVEMLPLKKKHAQHLMQQIKDTTYAVMYGQVVISILQGISGTVIFFIFGVSHALLLGLAMTILAILPMVGVGLVWLPIAFYYLITGISQDIESMVIKGVLLLILYGIIVWPLEFILKPRVIGDRAKLHSLIIFVGVIGGIAFFGALGMILGPLVLSILVTMVRIYWEEHHHEAQT; encoded by the coding sequence ATGATTGAAGATCATGAAAAAGGATATAGTAAATATTTCTTTATTGTGTTGTTTTTATTGATCATTTATATGTCATATCTCATTATTCAGGAACTTCTTGGCGCTCTGATCAGCGCTGTTCTTTTAGCATATCTTTTTTATCCTGCTTATGAATGGCTCGGCAGAAAAGTAAAGAGCAACCATTTTGCTTCATTCTTAACCATTCTACTTATTTTGATTATTATTTTTACTCCGATGATATTTATAACACAGGCATTAGTGCAACAAACCCAAATAACTTATTCAGCACTAAAATCAACACTCCAAGAAGATGGTTCAGTAACCTGCACAGAAGCAACCAGCAAGCTTTGTGAAGTATATAGTAATTTTGTACAAATTCTGGAACATTACGGCCTGCAAAAGACTGCATCAAGCAGTTTAATTCATCTTGGAAAAGCAGTATATCAATTTTCATCCCAAATTATTTTCACCCTGCCTAAGAAAATTTTCCAATTTGTGATTATGATAATCACCTTATTTTATCTCTTTATTGATGGAAAAAAGATCTACCATTGGTTTGTAGAAATGCTCCCTCTTAAGAAAAAGCATGCCCAACACCTTATGCAACAAATTAAAGACACCACGTATGCAGTCATGTATGGACAAGTAGTTATTTCAATACTTCAAGGAATTTCAGGAACTGTTATCTTTTTCATATTTGGCGTTTCGCATGCATTACTTTTAGGTCTTGCTATGACTATTCTTGCTATCCTGCCCATGGTTGGCGTTGGTTTAGTATGGCTCCCTATTGCATTTTACTATCTTATTACCGGCATATCTCAAGATATAGAAAGCATGGTTATCAAAGGAGTCTTACTTTTGATCTTGTATGGCATCATAGTTTGGCCGCTTGAATTTATTTTAAAACCTCGTGTTATTGGCGATCGCGCAAAACTTCATTCCCTCATTATATTTGTCGGCGTTATTGGTGGCATTGCTTTTTTTGGAGCATTAGGCATGATTCTTGGACCGTTAGTTTTAAGTATTCTTGTTACTATGGTTAGAATTTATTGGGAGGAACATCATCATGAAGCTCAAACCTAA